From Punica granatum isolate Tunisia-2019 chromosome 1, ASM765513v2, whole genome shotgun sequence:
ATGAAGGGAATTACGACCTGTGGGATGATAAGTTGAAGGGGTATCTCGATCATTTGAGGCAGCCTGGGCCCAATGGGAAGCCATACTCGGGCCGTTACATAGGCTGCCTTGTGGGAGAGATCCACAGGATGCTGCTGGTTGGTGGAATATATGGGAATCCACAGAACAAGAACAGCAAGAATGGGAACTTGAGGCTGTTGTACGAGTGTGCTCCCATGAGCTACCTCGTGGAGCAAGCTGGGGGAAAAGCAACCGACAGTAAGAAGAGAATACTCGACATAAAACCCGAGCAGGTGAGAATTTCAACTATGAGCTTAAGCTGCTTTCCTTTTTGTGGTTCAACTGTTGTGACTGACCAAATTCCGTTCCATTCTCTGGCAGGTTCATCAGAGGACGCCAATATACATCGGAAGTCCAGACGAAGTGGACAAGCTGCTACAGTACTTGGCTTGAACACGATTCTCATTATTCCCTGCAATATCTCTGAATATTCATTCTGGCATTGCTGATGGAAGTTGGTGTTTTGGCACAACGGCTGGAGGGAGAATCATCAGTATGAACAGAAGGTTGACAAGTGAAATTCTGTGGTTTAGCAGAAGGTTGCAACTTGTACACTAATTCCCATTGTAGGCAAAATAAAATGTATAAGTCATTTATTTCCATTTTGTGGATGCAAAACTCTATACTTAAGATGAGTAAATTTAACATTGTTAACTAGGTACATAGGCCTCCCATGTGACCGGAAAATGATTGCTTTATGGAATACTGATTAGGAAAAATTATGGGGCAAAACACCTGTAAAGATTTCGTATTACAAACCATGAAACCAATACAGACAGAGAAttagggagggagggagggagctGCTATCCCTAGATCAGAATAAGCAGTTACATCCAAAAGAATATGAAAGAACAAACCATCCTCAATTAGAAACTGAGTATGGTGATGTTGAAGTGAGATCGACTTGAAAATTGGATATAAGTTACAGTGCACGGCTATGACTTATTATTAGAATTGAAAGGCCGGGTCAGGCTGACTGAGAAGCAATCTATCGCAAGTTTGCTGAGGATCAAGCAGCCATCGAGTCAGTTTCTCTCATCAAATTATATTGGTGCATCAAACTCCTGGGTTTCTTTTGGCTGCAAAAGATAATGAAGATTAAACCTCCTGCTACACAATAAGTAGACGAGATGTAAAGCATGAGTACTCGAACATTCAGCTTACCTGGGCTCAGAACACTGGTGCACCTTGTTACTGACTTAACTGCCATTACATTATTGACACCTGAAATCAGAATCTCCAGTTCATAAATACTGCAGGAGAATAGTATGATACTGCATGGTGTAAGATTGCCACTTGGCCTATGCTATTGGGTTCATCTCCAACCCATCACACCGGGCAAGATAGGGAAAAGTAGACGGTTTATATAAGGCTTGGTATCACAACCTAACGGTTAAGCTTTTCGGTTGTGGTACCCAGGCCTTGTATAAAGCCTTGATTTTTCCCTAATTTCATGCCCGGTGAGGGAATGACTTTCCACCTCTCAACACATGGAATTGTCATGTGACAAACCTTGGATTTTCACATCTCTCTCCGAATGGATTTCAGTCACAGTTGCTGAATATTCTGACATGAGCTGATCGACTCCAGGAGTCTTGTCGCTTGATTCATGAGGTAACCTGTTCATTCATAAGTTGGTTCAATCAGTTACAGAAGTAAAAAATCATGAAGATATATAAAGATACCTGACGGCAGGGAAGAAACAGAATAATACCCTGCCATTTTTCCGCCAGGAGCCTCCATCATTGATCCACTAGAGAAGTTAATATCGTCACCATCAAGATCTAAATCGACTAAAAGGTCGGTAAAAAAATTAGCTCCGAACGCATCCAAGTTTGGAAAATCCCAGTCAAACTGATCAGTTTCCTTCTCAGATTCAGACGTTGAGGTATTATCAGCAGTATCATTCTCTATACTCGCAGGAACATCAGGAACAGAATCATTAAAATCTAGCCTTCCTTTCACCCTCTTCGCTGGAGAGGAAGAAATGCACTGGCCCCTCTCAATTATTTGCTTAAAAGGGCTCACGGTGATTTTCTCATACGAAACCATGGTGCAGTGAGTTGGCgtgattccttcaggggtgtTAGTATTGCTGTTGCTGCACCCTGCTGCAGAAGACGTCTCAATCGAGGAGGATGTAGATTGGTCGCTCCGAGAGGAAGTTCCTCTAGGAGGAGTAGCAGGCCCCGATGACTTAGCCGGGGTGGAATGTTGAGGAGGGTAGAACAGCCTCTTAGCAATACCCGAGCCCTGGACTACTGATCCATTTGCCGTATTATTCTGAGAAGGTTTTGAAGCTGTCGGGTCTGCAGCTTGCTGATTGCCGTCTGCCTTGTTTGATTGCTCAGCTACCTCAGAAGCTGCAAAAACCCAAAAAGAAGATTTTGAGATCATTATAATACAGAGAAAGGGCGAAAGTCGACTCCACATCTAGAAAAGAAACTCACATTTAATCGACAATCTCTTGGAGGAGGATGAAGATAATGTGCTGCGAGATTTCTTCACAGCTGAAGGCCCTTCTGCAGCAGTACTTGCAACCTTCCTCTTGCTCGAGGCAGGCTGAACCATCAATTGCGAAGATGAGGTCTTACACACCATTACATTCTGAGAGGATGGGGCCGAAAAAGGCACACCAGGTGTTGTGTTACCTGCTAGACACCCTGATTAAACCaattaacaaaatattaataacaGATGATACCActacataatataatatctcCTGATCAGATGTCAGTCGCAAAGACAGCAGAAATTGGATGCAATTATATCATAGAGGAGTAAAAAATCgactctttctttctttggaTGTAAGTAACAAATACGGCTATACAAGTGAGCCAGGAAAAGAACAATACAAGTAAGGATTCAGCAGACGACTCTGAATACGCAACAAGTCAATCGAAAGCTATTGTGAAGCTTCATGTTTTATATGATTCCTAAAATTTCATGAACTTGTGAAGCTTCATGTTTTATATGATTCCTAAAATTTCATGAACTTGCAGATATCCCGAAGCAGTATTTCAATAGAATGAATTATTGGGCTGACTTGGCATTCTATGAGCTAAAGAAAAGCCAATGGACCAGGGCTGTACCTGGAGGCGATCTCGCAGTCGGGTCCACAGACTGAGGGTTCAGATTCGAGACCGGGGCCTGAATCGCAGGGGTCGATGGGCCCGCACCCCCAGAGTTGTAAGCGTTCATGGCTTCCTGCATACCTTGCAGAAGGGTCTGAATCCTCCACCTCTCCTGCTCCAGCCGGATCCTCTCCTGATCCACCATCGCCTTCTGCTCCTTCAGACTAATGTACTCATTCAGCATGGCTTCTAAGCTCAGCAACCCTCTCGGCGCCTAATCGAACAAGAAGAACGCGAAACTACATCAGTCCCCTTCCAGTGGTTAGCACTAATTCCAGCTTTAAGACAGGGAGAACTAGCGAGACAAGTACCTCGTGAACTGGAGACTTGGCGATGAGAGAGGCAGCTTCGGTCCGAAAGACGGACCGGGTCTGGGTGAAGTTGTTGTCAGAGAGGTAGCGGTCCACGATGAAGGCGATCTGGACTGGGGTGACCTTCCCTTTGCCGATAGTCTCTGATTTCTTGGCTCTAGATTGCTTCCCCATTTGGCTCCTTCTGAGAAGAAACGGGGAAGTCCAACAGACGAAAGGAGAAACGGAGAACCGGTAGATATCTGGGACGAAATGGGGAAGACGACAGGCGAAGAGCAACGGAGAGACTGACTGATAGATCTCGgacgcagagagagagagagagagagagggagatgaGAAGGCGCGGGGGAGGGGAGGGAAGAGCATGTAAGTcgcgcagagagagagagagagagagagtaaacGCGGGAGATTTCGAAACGGGAAAAACGAAAAAATTCGAGGGAAGAAACGAACCGCTCCTTCCCTCTTCCTTTATTTGTCCATATGGGCTTGGTTTGGGCTTGGGCCTGGAAAGACTGAGACAGACGACAATGGAATGAGAAATTTCAGCTTAAGCCATATTTGGTAATTTTAGCCtgatataatgaaataaaataagccTTCCGAAAACATAAAATAAGATTGGGAATAATTTAAATTCGTTTCCAAAGTCCAATATACgtgttcttctttttctttttcacgtTACTTATGATAAGTTCTTCATGGTTATTCTTGAAATTTTACACATACTTAACGGTTGCATTTTCATTTAGAGCCTTCTTCCATGCCTCCATGTTTTACCAAGGGTGTAAGTGACACAAGACAATTCGCGAGTTGTTTTGACTGGGCTCAATAAAAGCTTGAATTAGACTCAATCTTATCGAGCTCGTCAGCCAACACAAGTCAAGTCGAGTTTAATAGTATCTGGCTCGAAAAACTCACGAGTATGAACGagcttttttattatattatattatatttatatatattattacgtGTTACGGCCCAAGCCCACTGTCCACATAATAAGGCCCaatagtaaaaataataataataataataatttttaggaaaataataaaattatacttGATATTTTGTTATCATTGATATCGTTGAATTAACTTTGTATTATGTTGTTATTGTTTAATGATAGTATTCGACTCGAAAAATTCAAATAGTATTTGGCTTGAAAAACTCAAATAGTATTCGAGTCGAAAAACTCACTAGAACTTGCGATTTATTTGACAAGCCAAGTTTGAGCCTTGTAGGTTTGAACTCAAATATTATGCTTGTTTATGATGTTTGAGGTTTCTCTAATGAGTTCctattagttttttatttgGATATCGTATTGTGTTTGGTAACGAAAtcaagtttgatttaatttgatttaaaaaaataaaaataaaagtaattgaaaaaagtatGGGAGagaatttgagaaaaatatatataaaaaataatgattgtgttgctGAATTAACGAAAAAAGTcctgaatagttgaaaaaaattaatattaaaaaatcgtTTAAATAGTGGACAATAAAATGTatgaaagggaaagaaaaagataaaaaaataataataatgattatgttattgaatgaattgagaaaaaaataagttaagttaaattaaattaaattatattatgatTCAAACAGAGCACGCTATTTTAACTCtttactctttttcttctttaatcTTGTTTGATCAAGATCGACCCGCTAAAAAGTAAATCTCTGTGTGAATTGTATCAATTCACAATGTATGAActagatattttattttaaaaaaataagtttcgAACCGTTTAAATCAAT
This genomic window contains:
- the LOC116196132 gene encoding uncharacterized protein LOC116196132, whose product is MLFPPLPRAFSSPSLSLSLSASEIYQSVSPLLFACRLPHFVPDIYRFSVSPFVCWTSPFLLRRSQMGKQSRAKKSETIGKGKVTPVQIAFIVDRYLSDNNFTQTRSVFRTEAASLIAKSPVHEAPRGLLSLEAMLNEYISLKEQKAMVDQERIRLEQERWRIQTLLQGMQEAMNAYNSGGAGPSTPAIQAPVSNLNPQSVDPTARSPPGCLAGNTTPGVPFSAPSSQNVMVCKTSSSQLMVQPASSKRKVASTAAEGPSAVKKSRSTLSSSSSKRLSIKSSEVAEQSNKADGNQQAADPTASKPSQNNTANGSVVQGSGIAKRLFYPPQHSTPAKSSGPATPPRGTSSRSDQSTSSSIETSSAAGCSNSNTNTPEGITPTHCTMVSYEKITVSPFKQIIERGQCISSSPAKRVKGRLDFNDSVPDVPASIENDTADNTSTSESEKETDQFDWDFPNLDAFGANFFTDLLVDLDLDGDDINFSSGSMMEAPGGKMAGLPHESSDKTPGVDQLMSEYSATVTEIHSERDVKIQGVNNVMAVKSVTRCTSVLSPAKRNPGV